A genomic stretch from Gemmatimonadota bacterium includes:
- the lptC gene encoding LPS export ABC transporter periplasmic protein LptC, giving the protein MDRATLGLRHGPRFATLVLPVLLAGLAACEAPTSSAVASHELLEMGADNIVFGMVSFMTSNGIREGRVEADTAFMYADSAKAKLRQMRIIFYDENGAERATVTGTSGEWDRNTDRMWARGDVVLIVHADGRRIESAEIVYDPIMDEIWSDSATVQTLADGRVTRGSSFRSDMEFRNVRIENIRGAVGR; this is encoded by the coding sequence ATGGATCGAGCGACGTTGGGACTCAGACACGGGCCACGTTTCGCGACACTCGTGCTCCCTGTGCTCCTTGCTGGTTTGGCTGCATGCGAAGCGCCTACGAGCAGCGCGGTGGCCTCTCATGAGCTCCTCGAGATGGGAGCGGACAACATCGTGTTCGGAATGGTCAGCTTCATGACCTCCAACGGAATCCGTGAGGGCCGGGTCGAGGCCGACACGGCCTTCATGTACGCGGACTCGGCGAAGGCGAAGCTGCGGCAGATGCGCATCATCTTCTACGACGAGAACGGCGCCGAGCGAGCCACGGTCACCGGCACATCCGGAGAATGGGACCGCAACACGGACCGAATGTGGGCACGGGGTGACGTCGTGCTCATCGTGCATGCCGACGGGCGCCGCATCGAGAGCGCGGAGATCGTCTACGATCCCATCATGGACGAAATCTGGAGCGACTCGGCGACCGTGCAGACGCTCGCCGACGGGCGGGTGACCCGGGGTTCGTCGTTCCGCTCCGACATGGAGTTCCGGAACGTGCGGATCGAGAACATCCGCGGAGCTGTCGGCCGCTAG
- the lptB gene encoding LPS export ABC transporter ATP-binding protein, with protein MEGLVTDAENPGAESRLSGEGLTKIYRRRKVVNEVDLTVRQGEIVGLLGPNGAGKTTTFYMMVGLIPPHSGTVHLDGDDLTSTPMYRRARLGIGYLAQEPSVFRRLTVEENVLAILETLKLPKAAQRERLDQLLGELGLEQLRKHKAYSLSGGERRRLEITRALVQRPKFMLLDEPFAGIDPIAVNDIQQIVRGLKDRDIGVIITDHNVEQTLEIVDRAYIMYEGRIRVSGTVSELVWNEEVAEIYLGPTLTARMRARYPEPAGV; from the coding sequence ATGGAGGGGCTCGTGACGGACGCCGAGAACCCAGGCGCGGAGAGTCGCCTCTCCGGCGAGGGTCTCACCAAGATATACCGGCGCCGCAAGGTCGTGAACGAGGTCGATCTGACCGTTCGCCAGGGAGAGATCGTAGGGTTGCTGGGGCCGAACGGGGCAGGGAAGACCACGACCTTCTACATGATGGTCGGGCTGATCCCCCCTCATTCCGGCACCGTCCACCTGGACGGTGACGACCTCACAAGCACCCCGATGTACCGCCGAGCTCGCCTTGGGATCGGCTACTTGGCCCAAGAGCCGTCGGTCTTCCGACGCCTCACGGTCGAGGAGAACGTGCTCGCGATCCTCGAGACGCTGAAGCTGCCCAAGGCGGCACAGCGCGAGCGCCTCGATCAGCTACTCGGCGAGCTGGGCCTCGAGCAGCTCAGGAAGCACAAGGCGTATTCGCTGTCCGGGGGCGAGCGGCGTAGGCTTGAGATCACACGAGCCCTCGTGCAACGGCCGAAGTTCATGCTTCTCGACGAGCCGTTCGCAGGCATCGATCCGATCGCGGTCAACGATATCCAGCAGATCGTTCGGGGACTCAAGGACCGCGACATCGGCGTGATCATCACGGATCACAATGTCGAGCAGACGCTCGAGATCGTGGATCGGGCATACATCATGTATGAAGGACGTATCCGAGTGAGTGGGACCGTCTCAGAGTTGGTTTGGAACGAGGAAGTTGCAGAGATTTACCTCGGTCCGACGCTGACGGCACGCATGCGGGCCCGGTATCCAGAGCCGGCCGGAGTCTAG
- the rpoN gene encoding RNA polymerase factor sigma-54, producing the protein MNQFSLKLQQSVQLRQELRINPRLYQAMELLYMPMLDLEQHLKQEVAENPLLEMEEAEVEQEVELKEDTADEPTDDDEIDWEEILLDGFDVGGRRAQYEHTEHFERTPVAARDLHDHLQDQLRLHSLSEREVRMGEEIVGNINDDGMLACGLEEAVSGVNGWLAEVRPTAIATAESIDDEAVRAAELEEIAALFRPYVIGEAEAMLEVIQGFDPPGIGARDVRESILIQLRMRDEEGELTYVIVRDHFDALFNHRWTELAKELGVQPIEVQDAADAISHLDPKPGLKYSAEPEQYVIPDLIVEEIDGEYLVFANDTSLPRLRISQSYREIARDKKFTGENKEFISSRLNSAQWMIQAIEQRRQTMLKVMNFIVDRQRDFFKRGVQHLRPLTLREVADYIEMHESTVSRVTNKKYVQTPRGVYSLKYFFSSGLSTTSGEDISARGVKDKIKSLVADEDTGKPLTDQAIVKSLMVDGVKIARRTVAKYRDQLGILPARMRKRV; encoded by the coding sequence ATGAATCAATTCAGCCTCAAACTTCAACAGAGTGTGCAGCTCCGGCAGGAGTTGCGGATCAACCCACGCCTATATCAGGCGATGGAGTTGCTGTACATGCCCATGCTGGATCTCGAGCAACACCTGAAGCAGGAGGTTGCCGAGAACCCTCTGCTGGAGATGGAGGAAGCGGAGGTCGAGCAGGAAGTCGAGCTCAAGGAAGACACCGCCGACGAACCCACGGACGACGACGAAATCGACTGGGAGGAAATCCTTCTCGACGGATTCGACGTCGGAGGTCGGCGCGCGCAGTACGAACACACTGAACACTTCGAGCGTACGCCGGTCGCCGCGCGCGACCTGCACGATCATCTGCAGGACCAGCTGCGTTTGCATTCGCTGTCGGAACGAGAGGTCCGGATGGGTGAGGAAATCGTCGGAAACATCAACGACGACGGGATGCTCGCGTGTGGGCTCGAGGAGGCGGTGAGCGGTGTGAACGGCTGGCTCGCGGAGGTGCGGCCCACGGCGATCGCTACCGCGGAGTCGATCGATGACGAGGCTGTGCGCGCCGCCGAGCTCGAGGAGATCGCGGCGCTCTTCAGGCCGTACGTCATCGGGGAAGCCGAGGCGATGCTCGAGGTCATCCAAGGCTTCGACCCGCCGGGGATCGGAGCTCGGGACGTGCGCGAGTCGATCCTCATCCAGCTCAGGATGCGTGACGAAGAGGGTGAGCTCACGTATGTGATCGTGCGGGACCACTTCGACGCGCTCTTCAACCATCGCTGGACGGAACTCGCCAAGGAGCTCGGCGTCCAGCCGATCGAGGTGCAGGACGCCGCTGACGCGATCAGCCATCTCGATCCCAAGCCAGGACTCAAGTATTCCGCGGAACCGGAACAGTATGTCATCCCCGATCTCATCGTCGAGGAGATCGACGGTGAGTATCTGGTCTTCGCCAACGACACGAGCTTGCCCAGGCTGCGCATATCACAGAGCTACCGGGAGATCGCCCGGGACAAGAAGTTCACAGGCGAAAACAAGGAGTTCATCTCCAGCAGGCTGAATTCGGCCCAGTGGATGATTCAGGCGATCGAGCAGCGGCGTCAGACCATGCTCAAGGTCATGAACTTCATTGTGGACCGTCAGCGCGACTTCTTCAAGCGAGGAGTGCAGCACCTCAGGCCGCTCACGCTGCGCGAGGTCGCCGATTACATCGAGATGCACGAGTCGACTGTGTCGCGGGTAACGAACAAGAAGTACGTGCAGACGCCGCGCGGAGTTTATTCACTCAAGTACTTCTTCTCGAGCGGTCTCTCGACCACGAGCGGCGAGGACATCTCGGCGCGCGGCGTGAAGGACAAGATCAAGAGCCTCGTCGCGGACGAGGACACCGGCAAGCCGCTCACCGATCAGGCGATCGTGAAGTCGCTCATGGTCGACGGCGTGAAGATCGCTCGCCGTACGGTGGCCAAGTACCGGGACCAACTCGGGATCCTGCCCGCCCGCATGCGCAAGCGCGTATGA
- a CDS encoding glycosyltransferase, with product MSKSDFAVIVPAFNEAPVIKELVRELREAFERHGLDGEVVLVDDGSTDDTASLAREEADGWGAFKIVQHKTNQGKTEAMITGAASTEKSYLVLFDADLQHSPDEIPRFLERLADGFDIVTGRKIGGYNKRAVSTVYNRISRRVFDVPVSDLNSMKAFHRSVLDGLTLRHDWHRFFVVLAHARGATVSEIDIELHPRRAGKSKFTGPFRIIVGLLDLVSVGFLLMFSRKPLLLFGVTGMLLAGLGVLVAGVAIYLRFVHPMVGFDPYIPPMGYRPLLYLVMLFETLGFLLVGFGLVSEQIAQVRDELDALKKNGRLT from the coding sequence ATGAGCAAGAGCGACTTCGCCGTAATCGTCCCCGCCTTCAACGAAGCACCCGTCATCAAGGAGCTGGTGCGGGAGCTCAGGGAGGCGTTCGAGCGCCATGGGCTCGATGGTGAGGTCGTGCTCGTCGACGACGGTTCCACGGATGATACCGCCTCGCTCGCACGTGAAGAGGCAGACGGGTGGGGAGCTTTCAAAATCGTCCAGCACAAGACGAACCAGGGAAAGACCGAGGCGATGATCACTGGAGCGGCCTCGACCGAGAAAAGCTATCTCGTGCTTTTCGACGCGGACCTGCAGCACTCTCCGGACGAGATCCCCCGCTTCCTCGAGCGACTCGCGGACGGGTTCGATATCGTGACGGGGCGCAAGATCGGAGGGTACAACAAGAGGGCGGTCTCCACGGTCTACAACCGGATCTCGCGCCGGGTCTTCGACGTGCCGGTCTCCGATCTCAACTCGATGAAGGCGTTCCACCGAAGCGTGCTCGACGGGCTCACACTGCGCCACGACTGGCACCGCTTCTTCGTCGTGCTCGCGCACGCCCGCGGTGCGACCGTAAGCGAGATCGACATCGAGCTGCACCCCAGACGGGCAGGGAAGTCCAAGTTCACCGGGCCGTTTCGAATCATCGTCGGATTGCTCGACCTGGTTTCCGTGGGCTTCCTGCTGATGTTCTCGCGGAAGCCGCTGCTGCTCTTCGGCGTAACCGGGATGCTCTTGGCCGGACTGGGAGTTCTCGTCGCGGGGGTGGCGATCTACCTGCGCTTCGTGCACCCAATGGTGGGGTTCGACCCGTACATCCCGCCCATGGGGTACCGGCCACTTCTGTATCTGGTGATGCTGTTCGAGACGCTCGGCTTCCTGCTCGTAGGCTTCGGGCTCGTCTCGGAGCAAATCGCGCAGGTGAGGGACGAGCTCGACGCGCTGAAGAAGAATGGACGACTGACTTGA
- the wecB gene encoding UDP-N-acetylglucosamine 2-epimerase (non-hydrolyzing) — MSEKVGVPRRVLVVVGTRPEAIKMAPVVDALRDHSADVETRVVLTGQHTQLVDQVVQALRLDPDYDLGIMKEGQTLYDVVQGALEGLRGVVQEFRPDALLVQGDTATVFTGSLVGFFERVKVGHVEAGLRSHDKWAPFPEEIFRRLTDVVSDYCFAPTAHAKRALLAEKVPAEHVYVTGNTVVDALMSVADQQRPVENEVLRAAIQGERRLVLLTAHRRESFGAPIRELFGAVRALADEIDDIEIVYPVHPNPSILEPARELLTDHERIHLIDPLGYLDLVAALASAALVLTDSGGIQEEAPTFGVPVLVLREVTERPEGIEAGVAELVGTNRKLILERSRAALARSASDVPATNPYGDGRAGARIADIVVSDLLGRPRAMEDWGA; from the coding sequence TTGAGTGAGAAGGTCGGGGTGCCCCGTCGAGTCCTCGTCGTGGTGGGGACTCGACCCGAGGCGATCAAGATGGCCCCGGTCGTCGACGCACTGCGCGATCACAGCGCCGACGTCGAGACGCGTGTGGTGCTCACGGGCCAACACACGCAACTCGTCGACCAGGTCGTGCAGGCGCTCCGACTGGACCCCGACTACGACTTGGGCATCATGAAAGAGGGCCAGACCCTCTACGACGTGGTTCAGGGCGCGCTCGAAGGCCTGCGTGGCGTCGTGCAAGAGTTCAGACCCGATGCGTTGCTCGTGCAGGGCGACACCGCCACGGTGTTCACCGGGTCGCTCGTGGGCTTCTTCGAGCGGGTGAAGGTCGGGCACGTCGAGGCCGGCCTGCGCAGCCACGACAAGTGGGCTCCGTTCCCCGAGGAGATCTTCCGGCGCCTTACGGATGTGGTCTCCGACTACTGCTTCGCGCCGACGGCGCACGCCAAGCGCGCTCTGCTCGCCGAAAAAGTGCCTGCGGAGCACGTGTACGTGACCGGCAATACCGTCGTCGACGCGCTCATGAGCGTGGCCGACCAACAGAGACCCGTTGAGAACGAGGTCTTGCGCGCGGCGATTCAGGGTGAGCGCAGGCTCGTGCTGCTGACTGCGCATCGGCGTGAATCGTTCGGTGCACCGATCCGCGAGCTGTTCGGCGCGGTGCGCGCGCTCGCGGATGAGATCGACGACATCGAGATCGTGTATCCGGTGCATCCGAACCCCAGCATCCTCGAACCTGCGCGCGAACTGCTCACGGACCATGAGCGCATCCACCTCATCGACCCGCTTGGCTATCTCGACCTGGTCGCCGCACTCGCGTCGGCGGCGCTCGTCCTGACCGACTCGGGCGGTATCCAGGAGGAGGCTCCCACCTTCGGTGTGCCCGTTCTGGTATTGCGCGAGGTGACGGAGCGCCCAGAGGGTATCGAGGCGGGGGTGGCCGAACTCGTGGGCACGAACCGGAAGCTGATCCTGGAGCGCAGTCGGGCGGCACTCGCTCGCTCGGCGTCGGACGTACCGGCTACCAACCCGTACGGGGACGGTAGAGCCGGCGCGCGCATCGCGGACATCGTGGTTTCCGACCTGCTCGGGCGTCCGCGCGCCATGGAGGACTGGGGCGCGTGA
- a CDS encoding glycosyltransferase family 4 protein has product MNILMHCVYFPPEVGGLESHVYYLCQALAQRGHEVDMVTSRSQPGLPYHEIMGGVRVWRTWMPARNAPGWAAHAFFSMPRFGALARSADVLHAQDIASVLPCMVAQRVGKAPIVTTYHTSHFLKRAESRFWRPIFKRFLEAADHNLAASVEIASVGEGIAPGVRVEALTNGVETSFFRRVEPTLSALPDGRARLIVPRRLFHKNGVEYFVRAMPLITSEVDAEAVLVGNGPERQKLEALAAELGVADRVTFLGARANQEMPGLLSSGDLAIFPSLMEATSIAALEAMSCELPVAASRVGGLPEIVSSSVGGLFEPADPASLAAKVIELLRGGQLRGLGAEARRRVVDRWSNARLVDRHLDIYEELVARRHAA; this is encoded by the coding sequence GTGAACATCCTCATGCACTGCGTCTACTTTCCTCCGGAGGTCGGCGGCCTCGAGAGCCACGTCTACTACCTGTGCCAGGCACTGGCCCAACGTGGACACGAAGTGGACATGGTGACGTCTCGTTCTCAGCCAGGACTACCCTATCATGAGATCATGGGCGGCGTTCGAGTGTGGCGAACCTGGATGCCCGCGCGCAATGCGCCTGGCTGGGCAGCCCACGCCTTCTTCTCGATGCCGCGTTTCGGTGCCCTCGCTCGCTCGGCCGACGTCTTGCACGCCCAGGACATCGCGTCGGTTCTTCCGTGCATGGTCGCGCAACGGGTAGGCAAGGCACCGATCGTCACTACGTACCACACGAGTCACTTCCTCAAGCGAGCCGAGTCGCGCTTTTGGCGTCCGATCTTCAAGCGCTTTCTGGAGGCTGCGGACCACAACCTTGCCGCGAGTGTTGAGATCGCCTCAGTGGGCGAGGGCATTGCGCCCGGCGTCCGCGTCGAGGCGCTCACCAACGGAGTCGAAACGTCGTTCTTTCGGCGTGTCGAGCCGACGCTCTCTGCGCTCCCGGACGGGCGCGCGCGCCTGATCGTACCGCGCAGGCTCTTCCACAAGAACGGCGTCGAGTACTTCGTGCGCGCGATGCCGCTCATCACGAGCGAGGTCGACGCAGAGGCGGTGCTCGTGGGAAACGGACCGGAACGGCAGAAGCTCGAGGCCCTGGCCGCTGAACTCGGGGTCGCCGACCGCGTGACCTTCCTGGGCGCGCGCGCCAACCAGGAGATGCCCGGCCTTCTTTCGTCCGGCGACCTGGCGATCTTTCCATCGCTGATGGAGGCGACCTCGATCGCGGCGCTAGAGGCGATGTCGTGCGAGCTGCCGGTCGCCGCGTCGAGGGTCGGAGGCTTACCCGAAATCGTCAGTAGCTCGGTGGGTGGGCTCTTCGAGCCCGCGGATCCCGCGTCTCTCGCGGCGAAGGTGATCGAGCTGCTGCGCGGCGGTCAGCTCCGCGGCTTGGGCGCCGAAGCGCGAAGGCGAGTCGTGGACAGGTGGAGCAACGCCCGCCTCGTCGACCGGCATCTCGATATCTACGAGGAGCTCGTGGCGCGCCGCCACGCCGCGTAG
- a CDS encoding flippase-like domain-containing protein, giving the protein MTWFIVDRVGLDWTEFQDLDPAAWQPNLLLLGAACALLLIAMFMNAVLWARVVADLGGARIPPIEAIQLFMIANLGRYVPGKVWQIAGLAALARGKGVGPVTATGAAVLGQGLSLLAATAVGLGALLTGPERLRPWGLFAAGLLVLVTIVIATPTSFRWGARLWFRVARAETPQQLDSVHGLQWLALYALNWVLLALSFWVLVVSFGVSAGIVPAASAFAAAYVIGYLFIPAPAGVGVREGFLVAFLTPHVGVGPAGALAVIARVWTTVVELVPAAVFWVRHVAANGTGKDASDE; this is encoded by the coding sequence GTGACGTGGTTCATCGTGGACCGGGTGGGGCTGGACTGGACCGAATTCCAGGATCTCGATCCGGCGGCGTGGCAGCCGAATCTGCTGCTGTTAGGGGCGGCATGCGCTCTACTGCTCATCGCGATGTTCATGAACGCCGTGCTTTGGGCCCGGGTCGTCGCTGATCTCGGTGGTGCGCGCATTCCGCCGATCGAGGCCATCCAACTGTTCATGATCGCGAACCTCGGCCGCTACGTGCCCGGGAAAGTGTGGCAAATCGCCGGGCTCGCCGCGCTCGCGCGGGGAAAGGGTGTGGGACCTGTCACGGCGACCGGTGCGGCGGTGCTCGGCCAAGGGCTGTCGCTGCTCGCGGCGACCGCAGTGGGGCTGGGCGCGTTGCTCACCGGACCCGAGCGTCTGCGTCCTTGGGGGCTCTTCGCCGCCGGCCTCCTCGTGCTCGTCACCATCGTCATCGCGACCCCTACCAGCTTCCGGTGGGGCGCCCGGCTCTGGTTCCGTGTGGCGCGCGCGGAGACGCCCCAGCAGTTGGACTCGGTTCACGGGCTACAGTGGCTCGCACTCTACGCGCTCAATTGGGTACTCTTGGCGTTGTCGTTTTGGGTGCTCGTCGTCAGCTTCGGTGTCTCCGCCGGGATCGTACCCGCCGCATCCGCCTTCGCGGCCGCGTACGTCATCGGTTACCTGTTCATCCCGGCCCCGGCGGGCGTCGGGGTACGCGAGGGATTCCTGGTGGCATTCTTGACTCCGCACGTAGGTGTCGGCCCGGCCGGCGCGCTCGCCGTCATTGCACGGGTCTGGACCACGGTCGTGGAGCTCGTTCCCGCCGCGGTGTTCTGGGTGCGTCACGTCGCAGCTAACGGAACAGGGAAGGACGCCAGCGATGAGTGA